AAAATCCCGTTGAGGTATATAGTTTGAATTCTTCTTGTTCATACTTCAAAAGTTTAAAGATTTAAACTTTTGGGGGTTTCTCATGTTTCTAGGGTAGAAAAATCTCATTAAACATCTCTTGCTCATGGTATTGGAAATTGTAGTTTGAATTCTTCTTGTTTATACTTTGCAGATGAAGTTTTCACAATTGACAGGAATGAAGAAAGAAATAGTGCAAAATTTGGAGTGGCTTGAAGCTCAGAAGATAGAGATAAGCATTGACCTAATTGCTGAATCTAAGAAACATCTTCAGTTCCTCGGAGTTGTTGACTGTAACCAGTTGCTCTACGATGGTCCTGCACTCAAAAGAGCCATCTACAGGTAATTAAACAAAACCACCAACGCGGTTTGCATCACGCAAGTATATAAATTTACTTAATTTAATCTTTATTTAAttctatgttatatatttttttctgattagcaaagtttaaaataatgataaaCAATATTGCTACAATCACCAATCTATTAAATCTAAGGAAAGGACCTAACCTTTTAGTTTAcgaatatatcttttttttttgtttttcctttccATTTACCTAATTCCCAAATCAATAATAATTTGGTGATTTATTTTTCAGATACAATGCTTACTGGCTTCCTTTGCTAGCCAAACATTCTGAGTCTTCCTCAATCTGCGAAGGACCACTAGTCCCCCCATTTGACTGTGAATGGGTTTGGCATTGCCACAGGCTTAATCCGGTAAATCTAAGCATTGTATATATCTTTGCATACAATTCACATATGAAAAAGCACActgtagcaaaaaaaaaaagcacaccGTAGCAGACTAGTGAACAGTGGGAGGTAAAATAAGTAGCTCACTATTTTGTTAATCATCCAGGTGAGGTACAAGTCTGACTGCGAGGAATTCTATGGGAGAGTTCTGGACAACTCTGGCATTTTATCTTCAGCAAATGGGAGCTGCAAATTACAGACAGAAAAATTATGGAAGAGATTGTATCCTATGGAGTCCTATGACCTTGATTTGGATAAGGCAATCTCAGAGCCAATTTCACCTCTTGAGAAATGCACGACCTATGATCTTGTTTCAGCTGCCAAGAGGCAAAGCTCATTTTATCTTGAGGTACAATAATGAACTTGACTAAAGTAAATTACATATGTTTTacaagtttgaatttgaatatattttcagGATTTATATGGAGTTTGAGTACTTTCTGATAAACGCTTgcacttaaaatatttaatctacaactgaaatattttgaaattcatataaatacttccaatacatataataatattaatggGTGTGTTACAAGGTTTCTAAGCCATTAGTTGGTGTTTCTATGCTACAGGTTTCAAGAGCCAATGTGGACAGTGTGATCATTATGGAAGAAGTTGTTGGTAGATATAAAGCATTCCTTTACTTAATCAAGCAAAACGGCGAAAAGACGATCAAACCAATCTGTGTTCCGACTTATACTATTGATCTAATTTGGCATACACATCAGCTTAACCCTTCCTCTTACTACAAGGATATGGTAAAGATCTTTGGTAACATCTTACAGCATGATGATACGGCAGACTCTGACACAAGCGAAGGTATGAATCTCGACACTGTTTACTCTAGAACTACTGCGCAATGCGAAGAAACATTTGGTCAAAGGTATTGGAAAGCCAGCAAGGATACGATGCCACATACTCTAGTTGTGGTGGAGATTGAGAAGAGTGGTGCGGGTGCTAGATGCTTTGCTGAGGCTGCTGAGAAATGTTGTGCGGGTGCTAGGTGCTTTGCGGTGGAAGCTGAGAAGAACAGTGCTAGGTGTTTTACTGTGGAAGCTGAGAAGAAAAATGCTAGGTGCTTTGCAGTGGTAGCTGAGGAGAACAGTGCTAGGTGCTTTGCTCTGGAAGTTGAGAAGAAAAATGCTATTGCTATGGAAGCTGAGAAGAAAAATGCTATTGCTATGGAAGCTGAGAAGAAAAATGCAAGGTTCTTTGCAGTGGAAGTTAAGAAGGACAGTGATAGGTGCTTTTCTGGGGAGGCTGAAAAGGAAAATGCAAGGTGTTTTGCAATGACAGATGGTAATTAAGAGCAGTGCAAGGTGCTCTGCAATGGCCACCAGAAAGAACAGTGCAAGGTGCTCTGCAATGGCCACCAGAAAGAACAGTGCAAGGTGCTTTGCAGTGGCGGCTGAAAAGAACGGTGGATTGGGAAGTGTTAATTTGATGGAGAACAATGCTAAGGAAAATGCTCCACTGGCGGAAGGCGCTACTGCGGCTTAATTACTCAACTGAAGAAGTTCTTATGTGTAATGCTAACGTAAAATATGTGTAATATATTATCTGGAAATGTTGTGAAACTAATGAGTGATGTTTCAAATgttatatgttataaacatgTACATACTaatgtaaataaattagttaCAACAGTTTAATATCGATTTGAGTGTTTATATTGGAGTGGTATGTTATGGATTGAACTAGATGGTTGCCCGCGAACTcacggatataaatattgtataaaaatatatattatgtatacgatgtttttttttgatgaaatgttaaatttattgatcatcgAAAGGTAAAAGAATAGTTATTTACAAAGAGAACCTAAGAAATGTTTATTGTATGAACATATCTTTACCCAATATGGGCCAGGAACCACCTCTGCATCAACCCCTCCAGTCCTTTCTTCTCATAGTATCTAATAGATAGAAGCCGCTGCCTGATTGTCTTCTCAATGATTCTCCCAAGTTGGGTCGCTGGTCTACTTCGCTGTGAGTGTCGCATTTCATTTCTCTCTCGCCATACGTAATAGATTGTGATTTGCAGAGCTAATCGCAGAAGGATAGAAACATGTCGTAAAGATTAAAAGTATACGATGTTATATACTTTGAAAGATTAAAAGTATAATTTTTAACTTCGAATAGTTTGAAAATCAGTCgtaaagtttatataaatttgatgtaTAGCTGATGAATATTTAGTATTAACAAATGCTTatgaaattatatatgtaattatcacaTTAATTTCACCAACACATATTATGCATCTTCTTCGGCCTCTTCTTATTTATCTCATTATCatttcattctttttatttaatttttactaattttttcttaactttttacatatttttgctaaatatttatttatctctctaaatattaatacaaaacatacaatcaataaaccaaaaattcatCTTAGAATTCTTTTCAATCataacattaccttattcaGTATATTATTTGACTTaaatgcaaaacattttttaaatcaaagtttttgcATGTCCCGTTAAATATAATCCGTCTAATTTTTAAAGcctagttatttataaatcatatatggATATTATAAGAGATTAGTTAGTATTTTAGATacgaatatatttttataagaatatgaaatcattatattgatttttataaaaaaaaattatattcattattttaggtagtatataaatataaaaagaattgatcaaacattattacactttctataaatttgaaaattagctagcattaattattatttgtaatatcatttaGGGGCATGtgataataattagtttaagaCTTTTgatcttattaaaataattaaaaattataaaaagtttcattcattatattatttcgttcataaatataaaattaattaataacatgttattattctttttataaTTACAACAATTAGttccataaatcattatttgtaatatagattagattatttggcaagtgatattaattggttctagatttattttttattttgaatctaaaataaaataaataaaattaaactttatcgACCAAACAAATCATAACAATTTTCTTAAGACTTCACAAATGATTGACACGTAAGCATAATTCACTTATGTAATTTTTTCgtttaatatatagaataatttttatttttataaatgtttattaactcatataaataatttaaaattacgatcaaataattttgtaagccataatagataattttgtaaatgttttatttttttataaatgaattataAGACATCTATGGACATTATAAGACattgataattattataattctcTATATACAAAGATAgcattttatataagaatatgaaATCATAAATCAATTTCTATAAATTGTGTTCTACTAATAATTTATGtagtatataaatgtaaaagaattaatcaaacattattagattttctataattttgacAATTAGAtaccataaattattatttttaatatcatttaaactatttggtaagtgatattaattaattttagactCACCATTTTTAttagatctaattaaaataaataaaaattaaatcgttcaaccaatcaaattataataatttttttgaactcTCTCTATGATTGACACCTAAGCAAaagtcacttaagtgacttcTTGTTTAATATACaggataaattttattttattataaatgtttaataaactcaaataaataatttaaaattaagatgaaataattttgtaagccatgatagataattttataaattttttaactttttataaatgACTTATAAGACATATATGGACATTAtaagatattaataataattataatgatttatatacaaatataatgttttatataagaatatgaaATAATTATATCGATTTCTATAAATTGTGTTctactaattattttatgtagtatataaatataaaagacgtaatcaaacattattacactttctataatttgacaattatttacgataaattattatttgtaatatcatttacatctaatttaaattgatattacattcaaccaatcaaattataataattaaaataattagaaactgaattttatttaaccaatcaaattataaaaaaaattcttaaacttTCTCTATGATTGACACATAAGAAAAAGTCATTTAAGTGACAAATATCACACATAATATCTTTTGGTAGTTCTATAAGTAGGTAATTGCACAGatttttcatcattttaataaatttgtgaaatatatACAGTGAAAAACTTATGGACATggactatttatatattttaaaatatttatacaaaaagtCACGACTTTAGATTTCAGATAGTTATTTTAGGTTAGTATctatacaatatattttgaatagaaATATCATTGAAAAAAGATACACTACTGAATAatgaaaagaaatataattatagaaaGAAACTTATTgagatattttaataattaaaaaaaaaacattaatgatGAGAAGACACAATtcttaaaactaataattgTGGAAAGATATTTATTGGGACATTTTAACAACTTTTTTAAActactttattttttataatagaaaagacacaactcttAGAACTAATATATTTCAGTTTTTTGATGAAAAtacacaaattttaaaaattaatacattttcggtttttttaatgaaaaccaCAACTTCTAAATATTAGTTGAGATTCCTattgttaattatattaattgttacatattatatatattagattatcttttgaaaaataattttaaatttatcatatttatatatttaaaaatgatttagttttcacaattttaaactattcatatatgttaaactatttttataaacatagaaattatttttaaaatatattttatgttcatttaaaaaataataatgagtaaatattagttttatactTATATTTCATGTAAAATCATATATCCGCCTAGCTCCGTTTAGGCGCTAAATATTTATCTACCGTGAAACGAACGTCTAGCACGTTTTAAAATACTGATTGAAAATAAGTTCCGCGTGTACCCATCTAgtgaaagtttaaaaataaaaattgatgtttttatTACAGTTATAATCAATTTAAGCATACGAATCTTACAAGGTGCATGTACATATCTAAGATAAATTCTCCAAATTGTTTATCAAGTACGAAAGGTCGTTTATGAGAATCAAATTCACAAAGCCCTCAAAAGTGGGTAATCTTCAAGTAGTTTCTTTTTTGACAAAGTGCTTTTTATTATGCAGGGTCCACAGTACTTCTTCGGCCTACAACATTTGTTTTTTACACCATTCAGAAAGGGAGCCTAATGATTCACATAGTCAGTTTTGTAACTGGTGCTTTGTTTTCAGTGCAATAAAGTGTTTTTCAACTTAGTACGTTTTGAAACtgatactccctctgtttaattataagtgtcgtttttGGTTTCGGCACACagattaaggaaacaattaattttgtacatttcatATAAAAACACTATTATCTATACACCTaatcatatttcaaccaatagaaaaataaattttgcataaaattaataaattttgcattgaaaatcgaaaacgacacttattttgtaacgaaaaaaatttctctaaaacgacacttaatatgaaacggagggagtactttGTTTTCATGCTATAAATCGTTTTTAACCATCACTGGGAAAAACAAGAACCACTAGAATATGACATTTAAGCTTTAACctaaactaggttaagatccacgccttgcgcggaataaatattatatataaattagttttacatattatattttcttttacataTTAGTAAATTATACATGTATATTGATAACTAAAAATTCAGTAACTATTATGTATATGGTgcaaacacataaattttttttattaattcaaataaacactttttctattttatatgatataaaattaagttttaatgatattaatattaatattgatatctgttatataatattttacactcatattgttttttgatcatttgtatttttaataacaaaaaaaattgaatcacTAATAACAAATTGTTTtgtgggatgtttaatagttttagtcatttataattttaaaaacattatgaaatgttttaaaactaaatattaagcTGTCAACATttgttcaaatattttataaaaaaaaatcaaagcagatttcaaaattcaaatacaTATGTATTTCTATATGgcacataatttattttaaacaatattaatatattaatatttattaaattagactttttattatataattttgtaatcatttatatattgttataacaaaaactttaacCATAGATCAAAAAAcatttaatgtgagatttttgaCAACTTTAGTCAtatatagtcgtttttaaaaattcaaaatataacatatacagaaaaatataattttttctctgtagttaatgtgattgtttaatttattttaataggttgatttttttaaaaaaaaaaaagagaatagactaatatttatcaaatctttattattcaaaattcttaattgtcatatatactttagtaaCATTTGgtaattatgttatttttatttaaggaaacaatgaagaatattaaaaattaatttatgtttagtttaataaaaatcttattatatattttgatagaccaatatatttttctaaggattctaataatgattgtggtgatgacatacgtctaccaaaaaatattgtgatgtttttcttttaatgtataggggATTTTAACTAAAAgccaaatgatttttttttacccaTGATGACTCGTTTTGTAACTgacattttgaatatataatgttagtttttttttaactttattggtTTTTTCACTAGTGTTTTTTTTCAATGTCTGTTTTCAAGTGATGTCAACTTTGgaaaaataatgttaaaaagccgttttgttttcattttcaattttcaatttcttttaatttttttaccttttgATTTGCTATTAATCACTactctattattttaaaaggtTCTAATAAAACTCAACAAGCGTTATGCAAATATAACCAAACAAACACTTCTTTTTTTCCAAACAAATACTTGGTTAATGTAAGACAAGTGTCAAATAAGAAAAGAGTAACATCTCTTTGAGTTTTCATACAAAACGTAACGtctttttgagtttttgtaCAGAAGTTAGTAGAAACCGTGCTATATATAGAAGCATTTGAAACCCTCCTCTCAAACTTGAATCAACATCTTCATCAGAGAAAAATCCCGTTGAGGTATATAGTTTGAATTCTTCTTGTTCATACTTCAAGAGTTTAAAGATTTAAACTTTTGGGGGTTTCTCATGTTTCTAGGGTAGAAAAATCTCATTAAACATCTCTTGCTCATGGTGTTGGAAATTGTAGTTTGAATTCTTCTTGTTTATACTTTGTAGATGAAGTTTTCACAATTGACAGGAATGGAGAAAGAAATAGTGCAAAATTTGGAGTGGCTTGAAACTCAAAAGATAGAGATAAGCATTGACCTAATTGCTGAATCCAAGAAACATCTTCAGTTCCTCAGAGTTGTTAACCGGAACCGGTGGCTCTACGATGGTCCTGCACTCAAAAGAGCCATCTACACGTATTTAAACAAAACCACgagaaaaagtaataataaataaacaaaaccgCCAACGCGGTTTGCATCACACAAGTAAATACATTTACTTAATTTAATCTTTATTTAATTCtatgtaacatttttttttctgactaGCAAAGTTTAAATTAATgataattaaacaatattgcTACAATCACCAATCTATTAAATCTAAGGAAAGGACCTAACCTTTTAGTTTAcgaatatatctttttttttgtttttcctttccATTTACCTAATTCCCAAATCAATAATAATTTGGTGATTTATTTTTCAGATACAATGCTTACTGGCTTCCTTTGCTAGCCAAACATTCTGAGTCTTCCTCAATCTGCGAAGGACCACTAGTCCCCCCATTTGACTGTGAATGGGTTTGGCATTGCCACAGGCTTAATCCGGTAAATCTAAGCATTGTATATATCTTTGCATACAATTCACATATGAAAAAGCACActgtagcaaaaaaaaaaaagcacaccGTAGCAGACTAGTGAACAGTGGGAGGTAAAATAAGTAGCTCACTATTTTGTTAATCATCCAGGTGAGGTACAAGTCTGACTGCGAGGAATTCTATGGGAGAGTTCTGGACAACTCTGGCATTTTATCTTCAGCAAATGGGAGCTGCAAATTACAGACAGAAAAATTATGGAAGAGATTGTATCCTATGGAGTCCTATGACCTTGATTTGGATAAGGCAATCTCAGAGCCAATTTCTCCTCTTGAGAAATGCACGACCTATGATCTTGTTTCAGCTGCCAAGAGGCAAAGCTCATTTTATCTTGAGGTACAATAATGAACTTGACTAAATTAAATAACATATGTTTTacaagtttgaatttgaatatatttacatGATTTATATTGAGTTTGAGTACTTTCTGATAAAAGCttgcattttaaatatttaatctacaactgaaatattttgaaattcatATAAATACTTCCAATACATATAATAAATGGGTGTGTTACAAGGTTTCTAAGCCATTTGTTGGCGTATCTTTGCTACAGGTTTCAAGAGCCAATGTGGACAGTGAGATCATTATGGAAGAAGCTGTTGGTAGATACAAAGCATTCCTCTACTTAATCAAGGAAAACCGTGAAAAGACGATCAGACTAATCAGTGTTCcgacttatgatattgatctaATTTGGCATACACATCAGCTGAACCCTTCCTCTTACTACAAGGATATGGTAAAGATCTTTGGTAACATCTTACAGCATGATGATACGGCAGACTCTGCCACAAGCGAAGGTATGAATCTCGACACTGTTTTCTCTGGAACTACTGCGCAATGGGAAGAAACATTTGGTCAAAGGTATTGGAAAGCCAGCATGGATACGACGCCACATACTTCAGCTATGGTGGAGACTGAGAGGAGCGGTGCAGGTGCTAGATGCTTGGCTGAGGCTGCTGAGAAATGTAGTGCTGGTGCTAGGTGCTTTGCGGTGGAGGCTGAGAAGACCAGTGCTAGGTTTTTTGCTGTGGATGCTGAGAAGAAAAATGCTAGGTGCTTTGCATTGGAAGCTGAGAAGAACAGTGCGAGGTGCTTTGCTCTGGAGCTGAGAAGAACAGTGCTAGGTGCTTTTCTGTAGAGGCTGAGAAGAAAAATGCAACGTGCTTTGCAGTGGAAGCTGAGAAGAACAGTGCTAGGTGTTTTGCTGTGGAGGCTGAGAAGAACAGTGCAAGGTGCTTTGCAGTGGAAGTTGAGAAGAAAAGTTCTAGGAGAGTTGCTGTGGAGGCTGAGAAGAAAAATGCTAGGGGCTTTGCTATGGAGGCTGAGAAGAAAAATGCAAGGTGCTTTGCAATAACGAATGGTAAGAGCAGTGCAAGGTGCTTTGCAGTGGAAGCTGGGAAGAATAATGCTAGGTGTTTTGCTGTGGAGGCCGAGAAGAAAAATGCAAGGTGCTTTGCAATATCGAATTGTAAGCGCACTGCAAGATGCTTTGCAATTGAAGTTGAGAAGAAAAATGATATTGCTGTGGAGGCTGAGAAGAAAAATGCAAGGTGCTTTGCAGTGGAAGCTAAGAAGAACAGTGATAAGTGCTTTGCTGTGGAGGCTGAGAAGAAAAATGCGAGGTGTTTTGCAATGATAGATGGTAAGAGCAGTGCAAGGTGCTTTGCAATGGCCACCGGAAAGAACAGTGCAAGGTGCTTTGCAGTGGCGGCTGAAAAGAACGGTGGATGTGGATGTGGTAATTTGATGGAGAACAATGCTAAGGAAAATGCTCCACTGGCGGAAGGCGCTATTGCAGCTTAATTACTCAACTGAAGAAGTTCTAATGTGTAATGCCaatgtaaaatatatgtaatatatgatCTGGAAATGCTGTGAAACAAATGAGTGATGTTTCTAATGTTACATGTTACAAACATGTACGTGCTAATGTATATAAATAAGTTACAACAGTTTAATATCTATTTGAGTGTTTATATTGGAGTGGTGCGTTAAGGATTGGATCGAGGCGAGCTTTGGATAGAAACTTTTTCAGTGTAAACTTGAGTTTTCtttagggtttttagtaattaaaccttTCAAATAAAGATGAATTGTAAAAAAACCCCTCAACTTTAATTCCGTTAATATATGTTACATTCCGTCTTAAAAACCATAACGGTGGGTGACATACgttaacggtttataagttgagggtttataatgttgaaaacttagttgaggggttttttacgatttaaaaataattcagtagttttatcactaaaattcattaaatgttttaaaaaaattattatcatttatacattgttttatattgatttataagcctttaaaaccaatctataaattttaatacattactttataactgatttataaagcttcataaatattataatacttTTACATATGATTAATACGGTTTCACAAtgattttataactttttataatttatggtACTTGTTAGGATAAAATAATCTAACATTATTCATGATACTACTAAAACATAAagtaatacaataaatcaagaagcatatatcaaatatattattttattgaacaagaaaacaaaaatataacatatttgttGAGAAATCaatgagaataaaaataatcatgtattatttttggtggatataaagaaaatatgagACGGAGgacgaaaatcatgaaaataggAAAAAGTGCGTCTTActctaaatagaaagattaattTCATGGATAAATTATCCTCAATACTACTTacgacttaatataacttagaaactttaaatttttttatgataaattattttgttaaaatttttaaatttgttttaaaggcttataaatcaatctaaaacaatgtataaatgataataaatattttaaaacatttaatgacttttagtaataaaacttctcaactatttttgaatagTAAAAAACCCATCAACTAAGTTTTTAACATTATAAACCTtcaacttataaaccgttaacGTATGTTATCCTCCGCCACGGTTTCTTAGACGGAGGGTAACATATGTTCACGGATTTTTTTAaaggatttttaacgttaaaacccctcaactaagttAGTTTTGGGTAAAAAACCTCAAACTtagtatttaacgaaaaaaacCTCAAACTAACTTTATGTAATGAATTAATGTAAACCTCCTcaattatgtttaattaatataGAAACccataaactaaagatttactggTAGTAATGGTAACTATGACCCAGTtagagtttaattcattaaatagaGTTAGTTGAGgagttttaacgttaaaaatctttttttacgattcatctttaaTCGAGGGGTTTAATTACCAAAAACCcttttttaattggtttttaaGCATTTATGggctttataattttattgtgtATTGGATCCTAATGACGGAGGACTGGCACAGTGTTTTTATGTATTGTTTTATATGATTCAAAGTATTATTTTGCCTTTTTCAATGTAATTGTGATTGACATTATCAAGCACAGCTATGTGTACGTTGCCAAATTCTTGTGCCTCAGAATAACATGATTTAAGTATTATTTTCCAATTTTCAAATCGCTTGTGATCGACATTATCAAACGCTTTAATGTGAAGACACATGAAGTTGCTCCTTTGCCTGCGAGAAAATATCTTTGGATAACTTTGTAATAGGATTGAAGAGGATTTTCTCTCAAGAGGCAGTTTCAAGagtttgttcttgattttgagGATCGGATTACATTCGGGATTATATCCTTGGTGGAATTCGATTGTTTCTTTGTTAATCAAACATATCATAGGTGGTTGCTTAATAGAGGTTTCATGATCATTGTACGAGTGTTAAGTTTCTTtgatttggtttgggtttaggcaAGATTGTGTCTGCAATAAATAATATAAGGACATGTTtgcatgataaaataaaaaaaaataatgatttgtcaAATTCGTGCTCCCAAAGAATGATTCATCTACATGGACGCATTGTTGTGCATCCCCTTCACCATATCTAAGAGATAGAAAGAAGAACACATTGGGACTCATAAACGTACGACTTAAAGGCAAAAACTTACCAATCTCCACCCAAATTGCTATTATCATCATAATACGCCGCCTTCTTGTTATCGGTCCACGAAAATACAATGTTGAAAAGTTAGTGATCGATCATTGCTGCTCCTCCGTTTTTAGTGAGACCATTTCACTTCGCTGCTGCTGTTGTTGTTGGTGCATAATCAGATGGTGGTTCTTTGGTCTCAAATTGCTCGGAAGCCATCGATATATCCGCTCCGGCAAGAACCTAGCAGTGCCAAGGATTTCAGTTCAGGACAATCACGCTGCATTGATTCTTTGGGAATAATATAGCATACCAAAGAGAATCTCTGTGACTTACAGTTCCAGTCTTTCGTGGACTGCTTTGCGCACTGAGCTGTTGAAACCATATGCTATTGAATTGAACAAGCCCTGGAAATTAAAACATCCAGTGTAAGCAAAGATGATCTGTGGAGAGTTTTATAATAGGCGTTTGTTTGTTACCATTAGTGCAGCTGTTCCCACGTCAAGAGCTGAGAGCCAGAAGATCTGATGGCCTGGCTCGATGAAATCATGAATACGGTTGATAGTACCGAATGCCCATGATCCTATTAGAATGAGTGGGTAGTATCCCCAACGGTTCAACACCTGTGGTTTCAGGAAACAAGCATTAAGGTTTAA
This Brassica napus cultivar Da-Ae chromosome C6, Da-Ae, whole genome shotgun sequence DNA region includes the following protein-coding sequences:
- the LOC125575556 gene encoding glycine-rich domain-containing protein 2-like — translated: MKFSQLTGMKKEIVQNLEWLEAQKIEISIDLIAESKKHLQFLGVVDCNQLLYDGPALKRAIYRYNAYWLPLLAKHSESSSICEGPLVPPFDCEWVWHCHRLNPVRYKSDCEEFYGRVLDNSGILSSANGSCKLQTEKLWKRLYPMESYDLDLDKAISEPISPLEKCTTYDLVSAAKRQSSFYLEVSRANVDSVIIMEEVVGRYKAFLYLIKQNGEKTIKPICVPTYTIDLIWHTHQLNPSSYYKDMVKIFGNILQHDDTADSDTSEGMNLDTVYSRTTAQCEETFGQRYWKASKDTMPHTLVVVEIEKSGAGARCFAEAAEKCCAGARCFAVEAEKNSARCFTVEAEKKNARCFAVVAEENSARCFALEVEKKNAIAMEAEKKNAIAMEAEKKNARFFAVEVKKDSDRCFSGEAEKENARCFAMTDGN
- the LOC125588764 gene encoding glycine-rich domain-containing protein 2-like, whose amino-acid sequence is MEKEIVQNLEWLETQKIEISIDLIAESKKHLQFLRVVNRNRWLYDGPALKRAIYTYNAYWLPLLAKHSESSSICEGPLVPPFDCEWVWHCHRLNPVRYKSDCEEFYGRVLDNSGILSSANGSCKLQTEKLWKRLYPMESYDLDLDKAISEPISPLEKCTTYDLVSAAKRQSSFYLEVSRANVDSEIIMEEAVGRYKAFLYLIKENREKTIRLISVPTYDIDLIWHTHQLNPSSYYKDMVKIFGNILQHDDTADSATSEGMNLDTVFSGTTAQWEETFGQRYWKASMDTTPHTSAMVETERSGAGARCLAEAAEKCSAGARCFAVEAEKTSARFFAVDAEKKNARCFALEAEKNSARCFALELRRTVLGAFL